In one window of Azotobacter salinestris DNA:
- a CDS encoding IS630 family transposase, producing the protein MAARANRRATPAAAAVAVCPVDAPGIKALARERLGIELQDRLIGKYLKRWGFTPQRPVKRAQEQRPEDIERWLKQTYPQVKARAAAEGAVIHWGDETAVKEDANWIRGYAPRGQTPVLATPTRWHKLSMISAISPRGEVAFQIVEGSINALRFIDFLSRLVEGTPQKIFLVVDNLRVHHAKVVSEWLSDKQDRIELVFLPPYAPESNPDEYLNRDFKTALRSGPVSHDKASLLDKAMAFMNTLGSLPDKVMAYFQHPAARYAMA; encoded by the coding sequence GTGGCTGCGCGAGCAAATCGTCGAGCAACCCCCGCAGCAGCTGCAGTTGCCGTTTGCCCTGTGGACGCGCCCGGCATCAAGGCGCTGGCCAGGGAACGCCTCGGGATCGAGCTGCAGGACCGGTTGATCGGCAAGTATCTCAAGCGCTGGGGGTTTACGCCTCAGCGTCCCGTGAAGCGGGCGCAGGAGCAGCGGCCGGAGGACATCGAGCGCTGGCTGAAGCAGACCTACCCCCAGGTCAAGGCGCGCGCCGCTGCCGAAGGAGCGGTGATTCACTGGGGGGACGAAACCGCAGTCAAGGAGGATGCGAACTGGATACGCGGCTACGCCCCCAGGGGCCAGACGCCAGTGCTGGCGACGCCCACTCGCTGGCACAAGCTGTCGATGATCTCCGCAATTTCGCCCCGTGGCGAGGTGGCCTTCCAGATCGTCGAAGGCAGTATCAACGCGCTGCGTTTCATCGACTTCCTGAGCCGCCTCGTTGAAGGGACACCGCAGAAGATCTTCCTGGTGGTCGATAACCTGCGCGTCCACCATGCCAAGGTGGTCAGCGAGTGGCTCAGTGACAAGCAGGACAGGATCGAACTGGTGTTCCTACCACCCTATGCGCCCGAGTCCAATCCCGACGAGTACCTGAATCGGGATTTCAAGACGGCGCTGCGCAGCGGCCCGGTCAGCCATGACAAGGCCAGCCTGCTGGACAAGGCGATGGCTTTCATGAACACACTCGGCAGCTTGCCCGACAAGGTCATGGCCTATTTCCAGCATCCTGCAGCACGCTATGCCATGGCGTGA
- a CDS encoding DUF4118 domain-containing protein yields the protein MPLRQLLPALLVSVGLTLLMLPLQEAIDLSNTALLYVLVIVVIGSHYGRLPAIAAALLSALLYAHVFVPPLFSLAITEAQYLLATVVMLVVALLVGHLTAALKAQAEQVQARETQARALYDLARHLTAAQTPAEVEEIAGRFLGTALQAGHTRILAESGFAAPPAPLDAAALQAALAGGQPLLTPGGDPRHTFALVPLVASGPPHLLVCELPAAQARNRGTRALLETASSVLTVALERTHFAAVARETELRRAAESLRGSILSALSHDLRTPLTVMLGLADSLALGKASAERQKSMLAALRNQALSINQLVTNLLDMARLRSGNLELNQEWQPIDEVIGATLRQVRAQWKDREITLDIPPGLPPLRLDAVLVERVLWNLLENAIKYSPADTPVELVARRFGDWLDVMVCDWGPGLPADGGEELFGLFRRGQSESSIPGVGLGLAIARSIAEAHGGQVLAENRMGGGACFRLRLPLGNAPTLSDLENET from the coding sequence GTGCCTCTCCGACAACTTCTGCCCGCCCTGCTGGTCAGCGTCGGCCTCACCCTGCTCATGCTGCCGCTGCAGGAAGCCATCGACCTCTCCAACACGGCACTGCTCTACGTGCTGGTCATCGTCGTCATCGGCAGCCATTACGGGCGCCTCCCGGCGATCGCCGCGGCGCTGCTGAGCGCCCTGCTCTACGCCCACGTCTTCGTCCCGCCGCTGTTCTCCCTTGCGATCACCGAGGCCCAGTACCTGCTGGCCACCGTGGTCATGCTGGTAGTGGCCCTGCTGGTCGGCCACCTCACCGCCGCCCTGAAGGCCCAGGCCGAACAGGTGCAGGCCCGGGAAACCCAGGCCCGCGCCCTGTACGACCTGGCCCGGCACCTGACCGCCGCGCAGACGCCGGCCGAGGTGGAGGAGATCGCCGGCCGCTTTCTCGGCACCGCGCTGCAGGCCGGCCATACCCGCATCCTGGCGGAGAGCGGGTTCGCCGCGCCGCCGGCCCCGCTCGACGCGGCCGCGCTGCAGGCGGCTCTCGCCGGCGGCCAGCCCCTGCTGACCCCGGGCGGCGATCCGCGCCATACCTTCGCCCTGGTCCCGCTGGTCGCCAGCGGCCCGCCGCACCTGCTGGTCTGCGAGCTGCCCGCCGCCCAGGCCCGCAACCGTGGCACGCGCGCGCTGCTGGAGACCGCCTCGTCGGTACTGACGGTGGCCCTGGAGCGCACCCACTTCGCCGCCGTCGCCCGGGAAACCGAGTTGCGCCGCGCCGCCGAATCCCTGCGCGGCTCCATTCTCTCAGCGCTGTCCCACGACCTGCGCACGCCGCTGACGGTGATGCTCGGCCTGGCCGACAGCCTGGCCCTCGGCAAGGCCTCGGCGGAGCGCCAGAAGAGCATGCTCGCCGCCCTGCGCAACCAGGCCCTGTCGATCAACCAGCTGGTCACCAACCTGCTCGACATGGCCCGCCTGCGTTCCGGCAACCTCGAGCTGAACCAGGAATGGCAGCCGATCGACGAGGTCATCGGCGCCACCCTGCGCCAGGTCCGCGCCCAGTGGAAGGACCGGGAGATCACCCTGGACATCCCGCCCGGCCTGCCCCCGCTGCGCCTCGACGCGGTGCTGGTGGAGCGGGTCCTGTGGAATCTGCTGGAGAACGCCATCAAGTACTCGCCGGCCGACACCCCGGTGGAACTGGTGGCGCGCCGCTTCGGCGACTGGCTGGACGTGATGGTCTGCGACTGGGGCCCCGGGCTGCCGGCGGACGGCGGCGAGGAGCTGTTCGGCCTGTTCCGCCGCGGCCAGAGCGAATCCAGCATTCCCGGCGTCGGCCTGGGCCTGGCCATCGCCCGCAGCATCGCCGAGGCCCACGGCGGCCAGGTGCTGGCGGAAAACCGCATGGGCGGCGGCGCCTGCTTCCGCCTGCGCCTGCCACTGGGCAACGCGCCCACCTTGAGCGATCTGGAGAACGAGACTTGA